One genomic region from Carcharodon carcharias isolate sCarCar2 chromosome 12, sCarCar2.pri, whole genome shotgun sequence encodes:
- the LOC121284885 gene encoding 60S acidic ribosomal protein P1-like isoform X2 gives MASTSELACIYRAFILHSDKVTVTALANIDSNSLICNVGAGDSAPAAVAAVSTAAPVAAEEKKEEKKLEESEESDDDMGFGLFD, from the exons ATGGCCTCCACCTCAGAACTTGCCTGTATCTACAGGGCATTCATCCTGCACAGCGACAAAGTCACTGTGAC GGCATTGGCTAATATTGACAGCAATAGTCTGATCTGCAATGTTGGTGCTGGTGATAGTGCCCCAGCTGCTGTAGCAGCTGTTTCCACTGCTGCCCCTGTTGCTGCTGAAGAAAAAAAGGAAGAGAAGAAACTGGAGGAATCTGAAGAGTCTGATGATGACATGGGCTTTGGTCTCTTTGATTAA
- the LOC121284885 gene encoding 60S acidic ribosomal protein P1-like isoform X1, with translation MASTSELACIYRAFILHSDKVTVTEDKLNALIKTAGLTIEPFWLSLFAKALANIDSNSLICNVGAGDSAPAAVAAVSTAAPVAAEEKKEEKKLEESEESDDDMGFGLFD, from the coding sequence ATGGCCTCCACCTCAGAACTTGCCTGTATCTACAGGGCATTCATCCTGCACAGCGACAAAGTCACTGTGACTGAAGACAAACTCAATGCCCTGATTAAGACGGCTGGTCTAACTATTGAGCCTTTCTGGCTTAGTCTGTTTGCCAAGGCATTGGCTAATATTGACAGCAATAGTCTGATCTGCAATGTTGGTGCTGGTGATAGTGCCCCAGCTGCTGTAGCAGCTGTTTCCACTGCTGCCCCTGTTGCTGCTGAAGAAAAAAAGGAAGAGAAGAAACTGGAGGAATCTGAAGAGTCTGATGATGACATGGGCTTTGGTCTCTTTGATTAA